From the Theobroma cacao cultivar B97-61/B2 chromosome 2, Criollo_cocoa_genome_V2, whole genome shotgun sequence genome, one window contains:
- the LOC18607724 gene encoding RNA-binding protein 28, with protein MGKKKRSEKRSESEHSPSTVFVTNLPYSFTNSQLEETFSDVGPIRRCFMVTKKGSTEHRGFGFVQFAVTEDANRAIDLKNGSSIGGRKIGVKHAMHRAPLEQRRSKATQDDGTKTKDDKDGFTSTVNEHGSNPPKLEKPVQPRKAATLCADLADKENCSGKQRVARTVIFGGLLNNEMAEDVHRCAKESGTVCAVTYPLPKEELERHGLAQDGCKMDASAVLFTSIKSARAVVAMLHQKEIQGGIVWARQLGGEGSKTQKWKIIIRNLPYKAKVNEIRDMFSSAGFVWDVFIPYNSETGLSKGFAFVKFTCKQDAENAIQKFNGQKFAKRPIAVDWAVPKKLYSGGANAAVASDGGQLHEGDEESDSSSIDMEDEGGDGDNDGGIASDDSNMLDTARAPTAIDFDMEADIARKVLNNLVTSSHDDAVLPKRDDELNVDETINVQNKSLIESAIGSDMTKPEKSSKNKQANIKLTDGEDDLQRTIFISNLPFDIDDKEVKERFSGFGEVQYFLPVLHPVTKRPRGTGFLKFKTIDAAIAAVSAVNAASGLGIFLKGRQLKVLKALDRKSAHDKELEKAKVEEHDHRNLYLAKEGLIVEGTPPAKDVSASDMEKRKMLHEKKMTKLQSPNFHVSKTRLVIYNLPKSMTEKELKQLCIDAVISRATKQKPVIRQIKFLKSVKKGKLVIKNQSRGVAFVEFTEHQHALVALRVLNNNPETFGPEHRPIVEFAVDNVQTLKLRKAKLQAQQLDGRDDMNNAQQNAESNSFDAHPTKSRKRKSRDDKRVTKQPEFKKAEMENAVAAEDGQATKKPKHNPAGEKTKPTSLKENLEGSNWKLKGSNRKPKDHKGVPKPDIGSSDKVQTTANDTRKSKSFKEMEAVLQPKERMPQQQAKQQEGEKSSKRKRSQKKKNPSGRDVVDKLDMLIEQYRSKFSQPKSETAAAEKQGSKKLRRWFQA; from the exons ATGGGCAAGAAGAAGAGATCCGAGAAAAGATCCGAATCCGAACACTCACCTTCCACTGTCTTCGTCACGAACTTGCCCTACTCTTTTACCAACTCTCAG CTTGAAGAAACATTTAGCGATGTTGGTCCAATCAGGCGTTGCTTTATGGTTACAAAGAAGG GGTCAACTGAACATCGTGGTTTCGGTTTCGTTCAATT TGCTGTTACTGAAGATGCCAATCGTGCTATTGACCTGAAGAACGGTTCTTCTATTGGAGGTCggaaaattggagttaaacATGCTATGCATCGTGCACCATTGGAGCAGCGAAGGTCAAAGGCAACCCAAG ATGATGGGACGAAGACAAAAGATGACAAGGATGGTTTTACCTCAACTGTGAATGAGCATGGTTCAAACCCACCAAAATTAG AGAAACCTGTGCAACCTAGAAAAGCAGCAACACTTTGTGCAGATCTAGCTGATAAAGAGAATTGTTCAGGAAAGCAGAG GGTTGCTAGGACTGTGATATTTGGTGGTCTTCTTAATAATGAGATGGCAGAAGATGTTCACCGATGTGCAAAGGAGAGTGGCACAGTCTGTGCTGTAACTTATCCTCTCCCAAAAGAAGAGCTTGAACGACATG GTCTTGCTCAAGATGGATGCAAAATGGATGCTTCAGCTGTACTTTTCACAAGTATCAAATCGGCTCGGGCTGTTGTGGCAATGTTGCACCAGAAAGAGATACAGGGAGGCATTGTTTGGGCACGCCAGTTGGGTGGTGAG GGCTCCAAGACtcaaaagtggaaaattatTATCAGAAATCTTCCTTATAAG GCTAAAGTAAATGAGATAAGGGATATGTTTTCATCAGCAGGGTTTGTCTGGGATGTATTTATTCCATATAATTCTGAAACGGG gtTATCTAAGGGTTTTGCTTTTGTCAAATTCACATGTAAACAGGATGCAGAAAAT gcTATTCAAAAGTTCAATGGGCAAAAGTTTGCTAAAAGACCCATAGCTGTTGACTGGGCTGTTCCAAAGAAACTTTACAGTGGTGGTGCTAATGCTGCTGTTGCTTCAGATGGCG GGCAGCTGCATGAAGGAGACGAGGAAAGTGATAGTAGTAGCATTGATATGGAGGACGAAGGTGGGGATGGTGACAATGATGGTGGTATTGCTTCAGATGACTCGAATATGTTAGACACAGCAAGAGCACCAACAGCAATTGATTTTGATATGGAAGCAGACATTGCAAGAAAAGTTCTAAATAACTTGGTGACATCCTCTCATGATGATGCCGTTCTGCCTAAGAGGGATGATGAGTTGAATGTAGATGAAACCATTAACGTGCAAAATAAGTCACTTATTGAATCTGCAATAGGATCAGATATGACTAAACCTGAAAAATCCAGCAAAAATAAACAAGCAAATATTAAACTGACAGATGGAGAAGATGATTTGCAGAGAACAATTTTCATAAGCAACCTTCCTTTTGATATTGATgataaagaagtgaaagaaagGTTTTCTGGATTTGGGGAAGTGCAATATTTTCTTCCAGTCCTTCATCCAGTTACCAA GCGACCGAGAGGCACTGGTTTTCTCAAGTTTAAAACAATAGATGCAGCTATTGCAGCAGTTTCAGCAGTAAATGCTGCATCTGGTTTGGGTATTTTTCTCAAAGGTAGACAACTCAAAGTGTTGAAGGCTTTGGACAGGAAATCAGCTCATGATAAGGAACTGGAGAAGGCCAAAGTTGAGGAACATGACCATCGTAATCTTTACTTGGCAAAG GAAGGTCTTATAGTTGAGGGGACTCCACCTGCTAAAGATGTTTCAGCTAGTGATATGGAAAAACGCAAAAT GTTGCACGAAAAAAAGATGACCAAGCTTCAATCtccaaattttcatgtttcaaAGACAAGACTTGTTATATACAATTTGCCAAAGTCCATGACTGAAAAAGAATTGAAACAACTTTGTATTGATGCAGTCATCTCACGAGCTACAAAGCAAAAACCTGTAATACGACAG attaagtttttgaaaagtgtgAAGAAGGGGAAGCTTGTTATTAAGAATCAGTCACGTGGAGTTGCTTTTGTTGAGTTTACAGAACATCAACATGCACTTGTCGCCCTGAGGGTTCTTAATAATAACCCTG AAACTTTTGGTCCTGAGCATCGTCCAATAGTGGAGTTTGCTGTTGATAATGTTCAGACTTTGAAGCTGCGGAAAGCTAAGTTACAGGCTCAGCAGCTGGATGGTCGTGATGATATGAACAATGCACAGCAAAATGCTGAATCAAATTCATTTGATGCTCACCCTACCAAATCCAGAAAACGGAAGTCCAGAGATGACAAAAGGGTAACAAAACAACCAGAGTTCAAAAAGGCTGAGATGGAAAATGCAGTTGCCGCTGAAGACGGCCAAGCTACTAAGAAGCCAAAGCATAATCCAGCCGGTGAAAAGACAAAACCGACttctttgaaagaaaatttggaAGGCTCCAATTGGAAGTTGAAAGGGTCAAATCGTAAGCCTAAGGATCACAAAGGTGTCCCGAAGCCTGATATTGGAAGTTCAGATAAGGTTCAAACAACCGCTAATGATACTCgcaaatcaaaatcatttaaggAGATGGAAGCAGTTTTGCAGCCAAAAGAGAGGATGCCACAACAACAGGCAAAGCAGCAGGAGGGAGAGAAAAGTTCGAAGAGGAAAAGGtcacaaaagaagaaaaacccaTCAGGGCGAGATGTAGTAGACAAACTCGATATGCTAATTGAACAGTACAGATCTAAATTCTCACAGCCAAAATCTGAAACAGCCGCTGCTGAAAAGCAAGGTTCTAAAAAGCTTAGAAGATGGTTTCAAGCTTAA